The Pseudomonas sp. FP198 genomic interval GGTTCGCACCTCCGAGCTGACGGTAATGATGATGCAACTGGTCGCCAGCGGCCGGGGCGTCTGCGGCATGCCTCACTGGGCACTGCATGAATACAGCTCACGAGGCTACGTGAAGGCCAAGCGGCTGGGTGAGAAAGGTCTGTTCGCCACGCTCTACGCGGCGGTGCGCACCGACATGCTCGACGCGCCGTACATGCGCGATTTTTTGCTGACGGCCAAGGACACATCGTTTTCCACCCTCGACGGGGTCAGTGCCGTGCGCTGACAAGGGCCTTTGTGGCGAGGGGATTTATCCCCGCTGGGCTGCGCAGCAGCCCCCAAACCAGGCAACTCGGTATGCCGGGAATATTGAGTTCAGTGCTTCAGGGCTGCTGCGCAGCCCAACGGGGATAAATCCCCTCGCCACAAAGCGCAACGGTGATGCTCGCTCGGTTCAGAGTTCAAGCCACATGTGGATCTTGTCGAAATACTCATCGCCCACGCGAATCGCCATCGGTTCGAGCCCGTACAAAACGAAGCCGCAGCGCTGGTAAAGCTTGACGGCCGGGTCATTGCCGGCGGTGACGGTCAGTTGCACCAACCGCAGAAAGGCGTGACGACGGGCTTCGTCGAGGGCCGCCCGGACCAAATGCTGGCCAAGCCCGCCCTGGCGATGGGCTGCGGCGACGTACATGCCGAACAGGGTCGCCTTGTGCCGGGCCTTCAACCGAGGCTCCAGGGACAGGCCGACGATACCCACCAGTTCGTCCTTCACGAATGCCCCGAGGATCACATCGAGCCGGCTGGTCAGGCGTGACTCCCACCAATTGATGGGCAGCGTCGCCCGCTCACTGGCACTGGAGGTGAAAGCCTCTGGATGCAGCTCATAGGCCTGGAGCATCAACTCCCGATAGCCCTGGGCATCCGCCACCTTCAGCCGTCGGATGTTCACGCCGAACGCCGTTGCTCAAGCATCAGTCGCAGGGCCAGTGCGCCAAGTACAAACCCCATGAAATAGCGCTGCGCCGCCAGCCAGCTCGGGTTGTGGACAAACCACGAGGCGATGCCGGCGGCGAACAGCGCGATCAGCAGGTTGACGCTGAAGCTCACGCTGATCTGCGTCAGCCCGAGGATGATGCTCTGGGTGAACAGCGAGCCGTGCTCCGGGCTGATGAACTGCGGGAACACCGACAGGTAGAACACCGCGATCTTCGGGTTCAGGGCGCTGGTGAGAAACCCCATGGTGATCAGCTTGCGGGTCGAGTCCGCCGGCAACTGCTGGGCCTGAAACGGCGAGCGAGCCCCCGGCTTCACCGCTTGCCAGGCCAGCCAGAGCAGATACAGCGCACCGGCCCACTTGAGGATTTCATACGCCATCGGCACCGCCAGGAACACCGCGGTCAGCCCCGCCGCCGCGGCGAACATATGCACGAAGAAGCCCGCCACCACGCCAAGCAGGGAAGTGACGCCGGCCTTGCGGCCCTGGCAGATCGAACGGGAAATCAGGTAGATCATGTTCGGGCCGGGCGTGAGCACCATCAACAACGCGGCGGCGGCGAAAACCAGCAGGTCCGGCAATGGAATCATGGCATCAGTCCTTGAGTCTTGAATCAGCAGGTCGCGAGACCAGTGGCTCGATAAAACGGCAGGATCACCTCGCCTGTCAACGGCGCCAGCAACAAATCGCCGGTGCCGGCCGGATCGATCCAACGCACTTCCTCGATCTCGGCGGCGGGAGAAACCGGGGCGTCGATGTCCAGCAAAAACACTTCGGCCTGCACGGTAAAACCCGGCTCGTTGGCGGCCGGCGCACTGAACTGTCCAAGGTGACGAGCCTGCGCCGGATCGATCCTCAGCCCGAGTTCCTCCTCCAGCTCCCGAGCCAGGGCCTGGACCGGTTGTTCATCGGCCTCGATCTTGCCACCCGGTTGCATGAAGGCCTGGGTGCCGCGCTTGCGTACCAGCAAGGTCTGGCCGTCAGGGCCGATGAGCAGGGCGGCGGCGATACGGATGAGAGCAATGGTCATGGTCAAAAAGGCCTCGGGCAGAAAATGCCGGGCAGGGTACAGGGGCAGGCGGTGGGAGCAAAGCCTGGCACAGATCTCCAACCCGACACAGCCCCATTGTGGGAGCGAGCTTGCTCGCGATGGCAGTGGATCAGTTGAAAATATTTGACTGACACTCCGCTATCGCGAGCAAGCTCGCTCCCACAGGGAACCCATCGTCTGGCAGATTTTCATCACCCCAAAATCGGCTTCGGCGCCGCAGGATCCGCTTCCTCCTCGGGGATCTTGACGAACACGCTGTACCGCGCCCCTTCCATCGCCTCGAAGGCGATGAGTTTTTCGATCAGCGGAGCACTCATGACCTTGCCGGCATTGAGCAACAGCATGCCGTTGTCGGCATTGAGGTTGCGGGCCAGGACCATGCCCGCCGCCAGCTCCCGCGTCGTCGTGACCTTCACGGTCGGGTCGGACAGGGTCACGTCTTCCAGGTATTCGCCGCAGGCCTTGATGAAGTCCTCGACCATGTTCGGGTCGTACAGCTTGCCGGCGTACTTGCGGATGTAGACCAGCGCTTCATCGCTGTTCATCTGCCGCTCCAGGATCAACCCGCGCTGCAATTCGATGAAGTCCACCGCCAGTTTCAACAGCCGCGAACCGAACGGAATCGCCTCGCCCTTGAGGTGATCGGGAAAACCGCTGCCGTCCCAGCGCTCCTGGTGATGGAGGATGATGCGCGCGGCGTCCTTCATCGGGTCGAGGGTCATCAGCAGCGATTCACTCTGCTTCGGATAGGCGCGGTACAACTCCAGTTCGCTGTGGTGCAGCATGTCGGCGGGCGTGACCATCATGTTATCGGTCCAGCTCAGCTTGCCGATGTTGTAGAGCGCGGCGGCCATGGTCAGGTCGCGGTCGGTGGACTCGTCGAGAAAGTTGAGCCGGCTGTAGACCCGGATCAATTCGATGATCTGCCGGTTAGTCTGCTTGGCCTTGGGCAGGCGCAGGTTGGCGATCAGCGAGAACACTTCGGTGCCGGTCACGTAGCTGCGCTTGAGCTCTTCGTAGGCCAGGTCGAGCATGTCGGCGGTCTGCTGCAGCTCGGCGGTGCGCGACGCCACGCGTTTTTCCAGCGTGGCGTTGAGGGTCTTGAGTTGCTGGTTCTGCTCGCGGTTCAACGCTTCGAGGCGCTGACGCTCGCTTTCCGAATGCTGGTGGGCCAAGGCCTGGCGCAGGGCCTGCACCAGTTCCTCGTCATTCCAGGGTTTGCTGAGGTAGCGGTAGAGCTGCCCCTCGTTGATGGCCTTGGTCATCATGTCCACGTCGGCGTAGCCGGTGAGCAGGATGCGCAAGGTCGATGGATACAGCTTGCGGATTTCCGCCAGCAGCGTGGCGCCGTCCATGTTGGGCATCCGGGCGTCGGTCATCACCAGGTCGACCGGCCGCTCCTTGAGGATTTCCAGGGCCTTCGCACCGCTGTCGGCCAGCAGGATTTCATACGGTTGGCTGCGCAACAGCCGACGCAGGCTGTTGAGAATCGACTCTTCGTCATCCACCAGCAACACCGTCGGCTTCGCAGCAGGAACGTTCGACGACTGATCTTCCATTGGCACCCCCTCCTATTGACGATCACCGTTCTACCTTACCCCTGACAGACAGGCTAGTAGATAGCAGACATTTAGACACAATTTGCCACCATGCACCGCGCGGTTTCCTTGAGCCGACTATGCTGTACCTCATGAAGGGCCAAGTACAGGCCGAATACTCATGCCAGCGAAAGGGATATCAGATGTTCCCACGGTTCCATAGTCAGCATCTCGACGGTGCACGGCCATGAGCCTGCCGATGGATAGATCCAATCGGCGGATCCTGATCGTCGACGACACGCCAACGATTCATGAGGATTTCCGAAAGATCCTCGCCCCCCATGTGATCCCCGAAGACAGCCTGAGCAGCGCCGAAGAAGCCTTGTTCGGCGCACCGGTGGTGATCGCCGCCCAGAGTTTCGAGCTGGAATCGGCATTTCAAGGCATGGAGGCCTTGAGCAAGGTGGAAACGGCCCTGGCCCGGGGTAAACCCTTCGCCATGGCCTTTATCGACATGCGCATGCCGCCAGGCTGGGACGGTCTTGAAACCATCGAGCGGCTGTGGCGCGTCGACCCCAAGCTACAAGTGGCGCTGTGCACCGCTTATTCGGATTACTCCTGGGAGGACATCGCCGATCGCCTGGAACTGGGTGACCGCCTGCTGATCCTGAAGAAACCCTTCGACGCCATCGAGATCCGCCAGATGGCAAGCACCCTCACCGTCAAATGGCAGATGACCGAAGACGCGGCGCTGAAAATGGACATGCTCGAACGGGCCGTGGAGGAACGCACCCGGGAACTGGCCGACGCCAACATCATCGTGCAGAACAGCCCGACCATCCTTTATCGCCTGCGTGGCGAGCCGCCGTTCCCGCTGATGTACATCTCGCACAACATCACCAAGTTCGGCCATGTCGCGGCGCAACTGATCAGCTCGCCGGACTGGGCGCAAACCCTGATCCACCCCGACGATCAGGGCAAGGTCCAGGAGGCCATGGTCCGCGTCCTGGACCGAGACACGGTCGGGGCGTCCATCGAGTTTCGCATGCGCACCGGAGACGACACCTTTCGCTGGGTGGAGAACCGCTACATTCCGGTGCGCAACGAGCAAGGCCTGTTGCTCGAAGTCGAAGGCATCATCCTCGACATCACCGAGCGCAAAGTGGCCGAGGAAAAGATCGCCCTGCTCGCCCGCACCGACGGCCTGACCGGGCTCGCCAACCGCGCCACCATGATCGAGCGCCTGCACCAGGCGTTCGCCGCCGCGCGCCGGGGGGCGGCGCCGTTCGCGATGTTCTACCTGGACCTGGATCACTTCAAGCGCATCAACGACACCCTCGGGCACCCCATCGGCGACCTGCTGTTGCAGGAAGTCGCGGCGCGCCTCAAGGGCTGTACCCGGGAAAACGACGTGGTGGCGCGCCTGGGCGGCGATGAATTCGCCATCCTGCAACTGGATGTCCATGAAGCGACGCACTGCGCCGCGCTGGCCGGCAAAATCCGTGACGCGCTGGTGGCGCCCTACTCCCTGGACGGCAACGATGTGCGCATCTCGGTGAGCATCGGCATCAGCCTGTACACGCCGCAAAGCCTGAGTGCCGACAGCCTGATGGCGCAGTCCGACATGGCGCTGTACCGATCGAAGGAGAAGGGCCGCAACCAGTATCACTTCCACAACGAAGAGATCAATCAGGAGGTCACCGACCGGGTCGCCCTGGCCAATGACCTGCGCCAGGCCATCGAGAACAACGAACTGCAATTGCATTACCTGCCGGAAGTCGACCTCGGTACCGGCAAGATCCTCGGCATGGGCGTGCAGGTACGCTGGAACCACCCCGAGCGCGGCTGGCTGGAGCCGGCGGCGTTCATGCCTGCCGCCGAGAAAACCGGGATCATCATCGGCCTCGGGCACTGGGTCCTGGACCAGGCCTGCCAGCAGATGCGCCAATGGCGCGACCAGGGCATGGCGCCGCCGGTGATCGCCATCGACCTGTCCCTGACCCAGCTCAAGACCGGCCCGGAACTGATCTACGACGTGCTGCGCACCACCGCGCGCTGGGAGCTGGCGCCCTGGGACCTGCGCTTCGATGTCACCGAAGCGACCCTGGCCCAGACCAAATGGACCCACAACGACGTGCTGCCACGCCTGTGCGAACTCGGCGTACAGGTCGCCATCGATGACTTCGGCACCGAGTATTCCTCGTTCGATTATCTGAAGACCTATCGGGTCAACCACCTCAAGCTGGCCCAGCGATTCCTCGACAGCGCCAACGCCGATCCGGAAAACGCCACGACCCTGCGGGCGATCATCAACTTTGCCCGGGACGTCGGCATCGGCATCATCGCCGAAGGCGTCGAGACCCAGGAACAACGCACCACCCTGATGTCCAGCGGCGGGTCGATGCAGGCCCAGGGGCATTACTTCAGTACCGTGGTCGACAGCGACCAGGCTGCCGCACTGCTCAAGGCCGGCACCATCGTCCCGGTGGCCGACCACTGGACCCGACCGGCCAGCCAGCTATCGGAGAGCAACCCATGAACCCCATGTCGGTACCTGCCAACCGGCGAATCCTGGTGGTGGACGACACGCCCGCCATCCACCAGGATTTTCGCAAGATCCTCAGCCCCAGCGCCGGCAATGACGATTCGCTGGACGACACCGAGAGCCTGCTGTTCGGCACCCCGCAGGTCAATCGATTGCAATTCCAGATCGACTCGGCCTATCAGGGCGAGGAAGCGCTGGAACTGGTCAAGCGCGCCCAGGCCGAGGGCCAGCCGTATGCGCTGGTATTCGCCGACATGCGCATGCCGCCGGGCTGGGACGGCCTGCAAACCATCGAACAGCTGTGGAAGGCCGACCCGCGGCTGCAAATTGCCCTGTGCACCGCGTATTCGGACTATTCCTGGGAAACCATGTCCGAACGCATCGAGTTCGACGACCAGTTGCTGATCCTCAAGAAACCGTTCGACACCCTGGAAATCCGCCAGATGGCCAGCGCCATGACCTGGAAATGGCAACTGGCGCAAGACGCAGCGCGGAAAATGCGCAGCCTGGAGCGCACGATCGAAGAGCGGGTCCAGGAACTGCTCAAGGTCTCTCACCTGCTGCAATACGACGTCCTCACCGAACTGCCCAACAGCATGCTGCTCGGCGACCGCCTGACCCAGGCCCTGGCCCAGTGCCGTCGGCATGACCGGCAGCTGGCGGTGATGTTCATCGGCCTCGACCGCTTCAAGCGCATCAACAATGCGCTGGGCCATCCGGTGGGCGATGAAATGCTCAAGCGAGTGGCACGTACCCTGGCCACCGTGGTGCGTGAATCCGACTCGGTGTTTCGCTACGGCTCCGATGAATTCGTGGTGATCCTCGGCGACGTCGCCGATCCGCAATTGATCAAGGGCGTGGCGGAAAAACTGCTCGCGGCGATCAACTCTCCGCACCCCATCGACGGCCATGACCTGACGGTGACGGCAAGCCTGGGCATCAGCGTGTACCCGACCGACGGTTTCGACGCCGTGGCGCTGATCAAGAAAGCCGAGACGGCGATGCGCAACGTCAAGGAGACCGGCCCCAACGACTACCGTTTTTTCACCGAGGACATGAACCGCCGGGCACGGCAGCAGCAGACCATCGAATCGGGTTTGCGCCTGGCCCTGCAACGCAAGGAATTCGTGCTGCATTACCAACCCAAGCTCGACCTGACGAGCGGCGCGGTGGTCGGTGTCGAGGCGCTGGTGCGCTGGAACCGGCCCGACCAGGGGCTCGTCTTTCCGTCGGATTTCATCCCGGTGGCCGAGGACAGCGGGCTGATCGTGCCGCTGAGCCAATGGGTGCTTCAGGAAGCCTGCCAGCAGGCCTGTCGTTGGCAGGCAGATGGCATGCGGCCGCTGTACCTGTCGGTGAATGTCTCGGCGATCGATTTTCGCCAGCGCGGTTTCGTCGAAGGCATTGCGCGCACCCTCAAGGAAACCGGCCTGGACCCGACACAGTTAGAACTGGAGATCACCGAAAGCGTGCTCATGCAGAACATCGACACCACCGTCGCTACCCTCAAGGCCATCAAGCAACTGGGGGTACGGCTGGCCATCGATGACTTCGGCACCGGCTATTCGAGCCTGAGCTACCTGCAGAAATTTCCGGTGGACGTGTTGAAGATCGACCAGTCGTTCGTCGGCGATCTGAGCATCGACAGCAACGACGCGAAACTGGTGAGCACCATCATCAGCCTGGGCAAGAGCTTGAACCTGCACATCATTGCCGAGGGTGTGGAAACCCGCGAGCAATTGGAGTTCCTCAAGGTTCACCAATGCGAGGAAGCCCAGGGCTATTACTTCAGCAAGGCCGTGGAGCCGCAGGCCTTTGCCCAGTGGATGGCTGCATGGGAAAAAAAACCGAATCCGTTTTCATGAGCAATCGAGTCCCTAACCGAAGTTTCAAGGAAAGCATCCCATGGCGTCACACGGACTGATTCTGGCTCTCTGCCTGCTTATGGGATACAGCGTGACCACTCACGCAGAACCATTGGACGAACCGCTCAAACCCCTGCCTGCCGCTCCGGCCCTGGACCCCAAGCGGGTCCAGTTGGGCCAGCGGCTGTTCAACGACCCACGGCTGTCGGTCAACAACACGCTGTCCTGCGCCAGCTGCCATCGCCTGGACAAGGGCGGCGCCGATGACAAGCAGTTTTCCCTGGGCTTCGACGGCAAGCCGGTGGAGGTCAATACCCCCACCGTGTTCAACGCCAGCCTGAACTTCCATCAGTTC includes:
- a CDS encoding NUDIX domain-containing protein produces the protein MTIALIRIAAALLIGPDGQTLLVRKRGTQAFMQPGGKIEADEQPVQALARELEEELGLRIDPAQARHLGQFSAPAANEPGFTVQAEVFLLDIDAPVSPAAEIEEVRWIDPAGTGDLLLAPLTGEVILPFYRATGLATC
- a CDS encoding EAL domain-containing protein → MSLPMDRSNRRILIVDDTPTIHEDFRKILAPHVIPEDSLSSAEEALFGAPVVIAAQSFELESAFQGMEALSKVETALARGKPFAMAFIDMRMPPGWDGLETIERLWRVDPKLQVALCTAYSDYSWEDIADRLELGDRLLILKKPFDAIEIRQMASTLTVKWQMTEDAALKMDMLERAVEERTRELADANIIVQNSPTILYRLRGEPPFPLMYISHNITKFGHVAAQLISSPDWAQTLIHPDDQGKVQEAMVRVLDRDTVGASIEFRMRTGDDTFRWVENRYIPVRNEQGLLLEVEGIILDITERKVAEEKIALLARTDGLTGLANRATMIERLHQAFAAARRGAAPFAMFYLDLDHFKRINDTLGHPIGDLLLQEVAARLKGCTRENDVVARLGGDEFAILQLDVHEATHCAALAGKIRDALVAPYSLDGNDVRISVSIGISLYTPQSLSADSLMAQSDMALYRSKEKGRNQYHFHNEEINQEVTDRVALANDLRQAIENNELQLHYLPEVDLGTGKILGMGVQVRWNHPERGWLEPAAFMPAAEKTGIIIGLGHWVLDQACQQMRQWRDQGMAPPVIAIDLSLTQLKTGPELIYDVLRTTARWELAPWDLRFDVTEATLAQTKWTHNDVLPRLCELGVQVAIDDFGTEYSSFDYLKTYRVNHLKLAQRFLDSANADPENATTLRAIINFARDVGIGIIAEGVETQEQRTTLMSSGGSMQAQGHYFSTVVDSDQAAALLKAGTIVPVADHWTRPASQLSESNP
- a CDS encoding HD domain-containing phosphohydrolase, which produces MEDQSSNVPAAKPTVLLVDDEESILNSLRRLLRSQPYEILLADSGAKALEILKERPVDLVMTDARMPNMDGATLLAEIRKLYPSTLRILLTGYADVDMMTKAINEGQLYRYLSKPWNDEELVQALRQALAHQHSESERQRLEALNREQNQQLKTLNATLEKRVASRTAELQQTADMLDLAYEELKRSYVTGTEVFSLIANLRLPKAKQTNRQIIELIRVYSRLNFLDESTDRDLTMAAALYNIGKLSWTDNMMVTPADMLHHSELELYRAYPKQSESLLMTLDPMKDAARIILHHQERWDGSGFPDHLKGEAIPFGSRLLKLAVDFIELQRGLILERQMNSDEALVYIRKYAGKLYDPNMVEDFIKACGEYLEDVTLSDPTVKVTTTRELAAGMVLARNLNADNGMLLLNAGKVMSAPLIEKLIAFEAMEGARYSVFVKIPEEEADPAAPKPILG
- a CDS encoding LysE family translocator, producing the protein MIPLPDLLVFAAAALLMVLTPGPNMIYLISRSICQGRKAGVTSLLGVVAGFFVHMFAAAAGLTAVFLAVPMAYEILKWAGALYLLWLAWQAVKPGARSPFQAQQLPADSTRKLITMGFLTSALNPKIAVFYLSVFPQFISPEHGSLFTQSIILGLTQISVSFSVNLLIALFAAGIASWFVHNPSWLAAQRYFMGFVLGALALRLMLEQRRSA
- a CDS encoding N-acetyltransferase family protein → MNIRRLKVADAQGYRELMLQAYELHPEAFTSSASERATLPINWWESRLTSRLDVILGAFVKDELVGIVGLSLEPRLKARHKATLFGMYVAAAHRQGGLGQHLVRAALDEARRHAFLRLVQLTVTAGNDPAVKLYQRCGFVLYGLEPMAIRVGDEYFDKIHMWLEL
- a CDS encoding EAL domain-containing protein; translation: MNPMSVPANRRILVVDDTPAIHQDFRKILSPSAGNDDSLDDTESLLFGTPQVNRLQFQIDSAYQGEEALELVKRAQAEGQPYALVFADMRMPPGWDGLQTIEQLWKADPRLQIALCTAYSDYSWETMSERIEFDDQLLILKKPFDTLEIRQMASAMTWKWQLAQDAARKMRSLERTIEERVQELLKVSHLLQYDVLTELPNSMLLGDRLTQALAQCRRHDRQLAVMFIGLDRFKRINNALGHPVGDEMLKRVARTLATVVRESDSVFRYGSDEFVVILGDVADPQLIKGVAEKLLAAINSPHPIDGHDLTVTASLGISVYPTDGFDAVALIKKAETAMRNVKETGPNDYRFFTEDMNRRARQQQTIESGLRLALQRKEFVLHYQPKLDLTSGAVVGVEALVRWNRPDQGLVFPSDFIPVAEDSGLIVPLSQWVLQEACQQACRWQADGMRPLYLSVNVSAIDFRQRGFVEGIARTLKETGLDPTQLELEITESVLMQNIDTTVATLKAIKQLGVRLAIDDFGTGYSSLSYLQKFPVDVLKIDQSFVGDLSIDSNDAKLVSTIISLGKSLNLHIIAEGVETREQLEFLKVHQCEEAQGYYFSKAVEPQAFAQWMAAWEKKPNPFS